From Geomonas agri, one genomic window encodes:
- the gluQRS gene encoding tRNA glutamyl-Q(34) synthetase GluQRS translates to MATDKSQIIGRFAPSPTGPLHVGSLVAALGSYLIAKKAGGLWLLRMEDLDLPRVVPGIADDMMRTLEKLGFAWDGEVLYQSRRTEHYRAAAEELQHRGLAYACGCTRSEIAQIASAPHEEGLVYPGLCREGLPPEKVERALRVKVYDEVISFDDGIMGRYSQHLTASCGDFVIHRADGPYAYHLAVVVDDAASGVNQVVRGADLLASTPRQIYLQCIFGFPTPSYYHLPLVTGPDGAKLSKRDNAVSLAAGCDLDREGGRRLFAALRFLGQSPPPELQDAAPVELLAWGVTHLDVATIPRTPASFLYP, encoded by the coding sequence ATGGCCACAGATAAATCTCAGATAATCGGCCGCTTCGCGCCGTCCCCGACCGGGCCGCTGCACGTCGGCTCACTGGTTGCCGCGCTTGGGAGTTACCTGATCGCGAAGAAGGCGGGAGGTCTCTGGCTGCTGCGCATGGAGGATCTGGACCTGCCGCGCGTGGTGCCGGGGATAGCCGACGACATGATGAGGACTCTGGAGAAGCTCGGCTTTGCCTGGGACGGAGAAGTGCTGTACCAGAGCAGGCGCACCGAGCATTACCGGGCGGCCGCGGAAGAGTTGCAGCACCGAGGCCTTGCCTACGCCTGCGGCTGCACCAGGAGCGAGATAGCCCAGATCGCCTCGGCACCGCATGAAGAGGGCCTGGTCTATCCCGGGTTGTGCCGCGAGGGGTTGCCGCCCGAGAAGGTCGAGCGGGCGCTGCGGGTCAAAGTCTATGACGAGGTGATTTCCTTCGACGACGGGATCATGGGGCGCTACAGCCAGCACCTCACTGCGTCCTGCGGGGATTTCGTCATTCACCGGGCCGACGGGCCATATGCCTACCACTTGGCCGTGGTGGTCGACGACGCAGCATCGGGTGTCAACCAGGTGGTGAGGGGGGCAGACCTGCTGGCCTCAACACCACGCCAGATCTACCTGCAGTGCATCTTCGGCTTCCCGACGCCTTCCTATTACCATCTGCCGCTGGTCACCGGCCCCGATGGCGCCAAGCTCAGCAAGCGCGACAACGCGGTTTCCCTCGCCGCCGGGTGTGACCTGGATCGGGAAGGGGGGAGGCGGCTGTTCGCGGCACTCCGCTTCCTGGGGCAGTCCCCGCCGCCGGAACTGCAAGATGCGGCACCGGTGGAACTCCTGGCTTGGGGCGTCACCCATCTTGACGTCGCCACCATTCCCCGTACCCCCGCGTCCTTTCTCTACCCCTGA
- the ppnP gene encoding pyrimidine/purine nucleoside phosphorylase — MSEFNNVTVVKEANVYFDGGVTSRTIFFADGSRKTLGIMMPGEYTFNTGSAELMEIMSGEMTVLLPGSPDWVTIKGGEAFEVPENSSFKLKVSAVSDYCCSFL, encoded by the coding sequence ATGTCTGAATTTAACAACGTAACGGTCGTCAAAGAGGCCAATGTCTATTTCGACGGCGGCGTGACCAGCCGTACCATTTTCTTTGCCGATGGGTCCCGCAAGACCCTGGGCATCATGATGCCCGGCGAGTACACCTTCAATACCGGTTCCGCGGAACTGATGGAGATCATGTCCGGCGAGATGACCGTGCTGCTTCCCGGTTCCCCGGACTGGGTCACCATCAAGGGGGGCGAGGCTTTCGAGGTTCCCGAGAACTCGAGCTTCAAGCTGAAGGTCTCCGCCGTCTCCGACTACTGCTGCTCTTTCCTCTAA